The genomic window TTCATTTCCCACAGGAATGATTACCAATACGTTACACAAATCGAAAGAAGCCACAAAGATTTGATTATAGCCCTGCGTAACAACGTTAGGATATCTTTTAAATACTACTTCTTATTTCCTACTTCCTACTTCCTACTTTCTTTTGTAGATGCCATGAATTCACATATCTGGAGTTTAATTACCTCGCAGCAGTACTTAGCCTTTTCTAAATTAGGGAATGAGGATTTAGTCGCTTTGATTCATCCTGCATTAGTCATCATCTTTGTTTTTCCGCTGGTGGGAATTGTCACCAACTTTGCTTGGCAAACCCGTCAGCGTCGTTTAGCTGTCAAACAAGATAAAAATAAAATTCCTGCACTGGTAGGTAGAGAGCATGTTAAATTCGGTCGCTGGTTAGCGACTAGCGTCGTCGTCGCATCTTTGATTGCGTTAGCCTATTCCATTGTTTATAAAAGTTTTATCCAAAAAAGTCTTTGGACTAAAAATAATCCTCAAGCAGTTTTAATTATCTTAATATTTATAGCCACGATCGCCTCTCTGATTCTATTATTGCGTGCTAGACCTAAGCTTTGGCGAGGTATTTTTGCCACCCTCACAGGAATGGGTTTAGTGGTTATCGGGCAACAAGATGGAGTATGGCGACTATCAGATGAATGGTATTGGTCACACTATTATCTGGGGATAGCTGTTTCTCTCTTGATGATTTTAGCGATCGCCATTGTAGATGATATTTATCGCAGCATGACGATCCGCAATCTCCATATTGTTCTAAATTGCTTGGCACTACTCCTTTTTATTGGTCAAGGCATTACGGGAGCAAGAGATTTATTAGAAATTCCGCCTGTAGGTAAACCAAAGCCCAAAAAAGCTGCGGTAGAAATGGTAATTCCTGTCAAACTATCTCAGTCTATTAACCGCGCTCCCCAGATGTAGCCTACTAATTTTTTGCTAGTTAATCTCGACAACCTAGACTAGATCTAGTTTCCACCCCAGTAACAGGATTAGTTCCTTCAGCTCTTTTACACATTAAATAAATCTGATAGCGGTCTAAAATTGCTCCTGTAAAGTCTGCGCCTGTAATATTTGCCCCCTCAAAAATGGTGCTGGTGGCGACTGCATCCTGAAAAATGGCGTTAGTTAAATCAGAATTTTCAAAAGAAACTCGATCCATCAACGAGCTAGTAAAGTTTGAGTCTTTGAGGTTGGTATTAATAAAAATCCCTTTAGTTAAAATCGAATTACTCACATCCGAACCTTCAAAGTTAGCGCCTCTGGCATCTGCTGCGGCAAACACACCACCGACTAAATTCTTGTGAGAAAAATCTTGTTGTCGTATTTCACTATAGGTATAGTTAACCGCATTGTCTTGAGCGATCGCGGGAGTGGCATCTAATAATACCCAAATAATCGCGATCGCCACAAGCAATAAAATGCCAAAAAAACGCCGTCTTAGTTGAGATAAGAGCATAAACAAATCAGAGTAAATTAATATGATCGATGTTGATTTGATGATTAGCGGTCAAAACGATAGTTAGTAGATAAAAGCGCATCTTCTCCTAGCTGAAGGACTAATTTTGGTTGTTGTAGGGTCGATTTTGCTTCTAAGTTACCAAATCCTAAAATATTTTTCAGATAATTGGCTGTTTCTACTTGACCATAATTTGACACAATGTTGGTTTGTTTTAATTTTAGCGGGATGTGTTTCACTAAATAAACATGGCGAAAATTTCGCTGTCTTAAATAAGCGACAACTTGCCTACCTAATTCAGGATTATTGGTAGTATTCTGCACCGCCACTAAATTGTCCTGAACAGGATGTTGTCTTGCCAGCAAGCTAGTTTGATCGCTAGATAATGGCTTTGGTCGAGCTATCGTAGATGTTGCCAGTTGCTGATTATTTTTAATCGCTTTACTAGGTGTATATTCTGGTAGTAAATTTACACGTAGAGGATCTGGTTTTAGCTCTTTAATCAAAGTTTGCTCCTCAACCGAAGTTAATGGTGAAGCATTCCCCTGAAGTCTTTGAGCTACTTGTTGTTCGACTAGATCGATGTTAGTTAAGGCAGCACCACCAATCGCCGACGAAATTGAGGTTAAACTAACTAATCCTCCCCAAAAAAGACCTTGATTAAAATATGACCAGGATGAATGTCGCCACCAAAACCACAAAAATTGCTGAAATGAGTTAATCTGATGAGGGTTTGATGATTGTTCGCTAACGAGATCGCCTTCGCTAAGGCCTGAGCGCAATTGATCTAACTCAACTTGATTGTTTTCTTCGGCTACAGTGTCGTTTTCCCTTTGGCAGGAGGATATTTTGCTATTAGGCGATCGCTTCTGATTCATGCAAATTATTTGGATTTTTATACTGTGATTATTAATTGAATATTAGTTAAGTACCTTATTGATTTTTTAAAAGATCTTAAATTTAACTTATTTGGAATATAAAAAACTGATTGAATCTCATGCTTGTTCTAAGAAAATTATGGATATATTCTGCATTTATTGCCAGAATTGCTTAGATTTAAATTTGGTCACATTGAGCAAAATTCTAGGTTACATATTACCACCGTAATTTATAACTATTGCTTTGAAAAAAGTGCTTGATCGACTTTACTAATTGAAATTTCTTGAGTAAGTTTACTTAATATTGTTTTTAATGTCCTACTTCTATTATCGAAAAAGCAAATGGAACTAAAATTAATCCCAATTATTCTAGCTGGTGGCAAAGGAGAGCGTTTTTGGCCAGTGAGCCGTCTTAAAAGACCAAAACAGTTTCTTTGTCTAGATGGTAGTGGTAGGAGTCTATTGCAGTCTACCGCAGATCGTCTTCTAGACTTGGCGGGAGGATGGGAAAATCTTTGGGTAATTACCTCGGAAATTATTGCTGAGGGAGTGCAGGAGCAACTACCAAATTTGCCTAAATCGAATATTTTAGTTGAGCCTCAAGGTCGAGATACTGCTGCTGCGGTAGCTTGGGCAACTTTGGAAGTAGCTAAAAAATATGGTGAGGATGTTGTGGTAGGGTTTTTTCCCTCAGATCATTGGATTGGGGATGTTGCTGCCTACAACAAAACTTTAAATGCTGCTGTCCAACAGGCGCTTTTTAAGCCATCCATTGTAACTTTAGGTATTACCCCAAATCAGCCTGCAACTGGCTATGGCTACATCGAACAAGGAGAGAAACAGGGATATTTTAATCAACTACCCGTATATCAAGTAATCCGCTTTACCGAGAAACCAGACCAAGCTACCGCCAAGTCATTTATTGAAACAGGGAATTTTAGCTGGAATAGCGGTATGTTTATTTTCCAGGCAAAAGTTGTCTTAGCCGAATTAGCTAAATATGCGCCTCAGCTGCTGCATTCTCTAGCAGAAAAAGGTCGTGATGCTTATGCCGAACTAGAAAAGGAAAGCATTGATTATGCACTAATGGAAAAAACACAGCTAGCCTATGTTTTACCTGCTAATTTTGGCTGGGACGATTTAGGTGATTGGAATGGAGTAGAGCGATTACTAAAGGGTGACCAGGATAATGTAGAGTTAGGCACTCATATTAGCAAAAATACTCAAGATGCCATAATTTACGCCAGCGATCGCGATGAAGTAATTGTGACTATTGGTCTAAAGGATGTGGTAATTGTCCGTGATGGCAAGGTAACACTCGTAGTCGATAAAAATCATACTCAGGATATCAAAGAGATAGTCAAGTCCTTGCATAATCATGCAGAATTGAAGCATCTTTTATAGACTTTTATAGAAATTAGTAGTTGTGTTTTTTGTGTTTTAAACAAGAGCTAAACATTATTTGTTTTTATATCTCAAGATCAAAAATCCCCCGCCCGAAGGCGAGGGATATATTTTTGACTATCTACTATCTAGTGAGTCTTGATTATTGCTAACCAAATTTACCAGCAGTAGAGGCAATCAGGAAGGCGGCATAGGTCAGTATATAACCCACCGTAAAGTGAGCTAGACCAACCACACGACCTTGAACGATGGACATAGCAACAGGCTTGTCTTTCCAACGAACTAGGTTCGCTAAAGGAGTACGCTCGTGCGCCCAGACAATAGTTTCGATCAACTCTTGCCAATAACCACGCCAAGAGATCAAGAACATAAAACCAGTCGCCCAAACTAGGTGTCCAAAGAGGAACATCCAAGCCCAAACAGAAAGGTTATTCACCCCATATGGGTTATAGCCGTTGATCAATTGAGCCGAGTTTGCCCAGAGATAATCGCGGAACCAACCCATCAGATAGGTTGAGTTTTCGTTGAACTGAGCAACGTTGCCCTGCCAAACACCAAGATGTTTCCAGTGCCAGTAGAAGGTTAACCAGCCCAAGGTATTAAGCATCCAGAACATAGCTAGGTAGAAGGAATCCCAAGCTGAGATATCGCAAGTACCGCCACGACCAGGGCCATCACAAGGGAAAGCAAAACCGAAGTCTTTCTTGTCTGGCATTAGCTTGGAACCACGGGCATCTAAAGCACCTTTGACCAAGATTAAAACTGTGGTGTGTAATCCTAAAGCGATCGCATGGTGAACCAAGAAATCTCCAGGCCCAATGGTCAGGAACAAGGAATTTGTGCCACTATTGATTGCGTCTAACCAACCAGGCAACCAAGCTGCACCAGTTTGAGTCACACTATCAGGATTGGAAAGCAAGACGTCGAAGCCATAAAGAGCTTTTCCAGAAGCAGCTTGAACAAACTGTGCAAACACAGGCTCGATCAAGATTTGCTTTTCAGGAGTGCCAAAAGCGACCACTACGTCATTGTGTACGTACAAACTCAAAGTGTGGAAGCCAAGGAAGAGAGACACCCAACTTAAGTGGGAAATAATCGCTTCTTTGTGCTGCAAAGCTCTTGATAGTACGTTATTTTTATTTGCTTCAG from Pleurocapsa minor HA4230-MV1 includes these protein-coding regions:
- a CDS encoding DUF4079 domain-containing protein; amino-acid sequence: MNSHIWSLITSQQYLAFSKLGNEDLVALIHPALVIIFVFPLVGIVTNFAWQTRQRRLAVKQDKNKIPALVGREHVKFGRWLATSVVVASLIALAYSIVYKSFIQKSLWTKNNPQAVLIILIFIATIASLILLLRARPKLWRGIFATLTGMGLVVIGQQDGVWRLSDEWYWSHYYLGIAVSLLMILAIAIVDDIYRSMTIRNLHIVLNCLALLLFIGQGITGARDLLEIPPVGKPKPKKAAVEMVIPVKLSQSINRAPQM
- a CDS encoding pentapeptide repeat-containing protein, with product MLLSQLRRRFFGILLLVAIAIIWVLLDATPAIAQDNAVNYTYSEIRQQDFSHKNLVGGVFAAADARGANFEGSDVSNSILTKGIFINTNLKDSNFTSSLMDRVSFENSDLTNAIFQDAVATSTIFEGANITGADFTGAILDRYQIYLMCKRAEGTNPVTGVETRSSLGCRD
- a CDS encoding LytR C-terminal domain-containing protein, coding for MNQKRSPNSKISSCQRENDTVAEENNQVELDQLRSGLSEGDLVSEQSSNPHQINSFQQFLWFWWRHSSWSYFNQGLFWGGLVSLTSISSAIGGAALTNIDLVEQQVAQRLQGNASPLTSVEEQTLIKELKPDPLRVNLLPEYTPSKAIKNNQQLATSTIARPKPLSSDQTSLLARQHPVQDNLVAVQNTTNNPELGRQVVAYLRQRNFRHVYLVKHIPLKLKQTNIVSNYGQVETANYLKNILGFGNLEAKSTLQQPKLVLQLGEDALLSTNYRFDR
- a CDS encoding mannose-1-phosphate guanylyltransferase; amino-acid sequence: MELKLIPIILAGGKGERFWPVSRLKRPKQFLCLDGSGRSLLQSTADRLLDLAGGWENLWVITSEIIAEGVQEQLPNLPKSNILVEPQGRDTAAAVAWATLEVAKKYGEDVVVGFFPSDHWIGDVAAYNKTLNAAVQQALFKPSIVTLGITPNQPATGYGYIEQGEKQGYFNQLPVYQVIRFTEKPDQATAKSFIETGNFSWNSGMFIFQAKVVLAELAKYAPQLLHSLAEKGRDAYAELEKESIDYALMEKTQLAYVLPANFGWDDLGDWNGVERLLKGDQDNVELGTHISKNTQDAIIYASDRDEVIVTIGLKDVVIVRDGKVTLVVDKNHTQDIKEIVKSLHNHAELKHLL